One segment of Bacillus alkalisoli DNA contains the following:
- a CDS encoding flagellar hook-length control protein FliK — MNFLQIEFSNKKLDSNLISSKAVSKEGSESFHKFLQPLMNVENFNDEMLMPALEGNSQEEMISAITEVAFEQLTILNDIPEELKDDRYYEAVNYLLGLIEKVGQSSQKNIDLSTFKTFKNTTESPTTFLSKEIEQLNKIMALLKDKLSVEEFFGIKKENTIEKILKIVESKLDWVTSAQKNLDIQKNIGLNDSNTQKINNEHFAPTSIKAEHLHVPKQVIAQLTINTVSEQTAKSQLLEKMEQLLLRSRVQTVSGKQNIMIRLTPEHLGTVHIKLQQIDGSLNARIIAHSATAAKLLEGSLFSLKANLQASNIQIDKIEIVFQDTTKTLQQEKNHSNPEQQQPNKQQQKKEDDSKESSFHELLEIEMETSEVG; from the coding sequence GTGAACTTCTTACAAATAGAGTTTTCTAATAAGAAATTAGATAGTAATTTAATTTCAAGTAAAGCTGTTAGTAAAGAAGGCAGTGAGAGTTTTCATAAGTTTCTCCAACCACTAATGAATGTGGAAAACTTTAATGATGAAATGCTAATGCCAGCACTTGAGGGTAACTCACAGGAGGAAATGATATCAGCTATAACTGAAGTTGCTTTTGAACAACTTACTATATTAAATGATATCCCTGAAGAATTAAAAGACGACCGATACTATGAAGCAGTAAACTACTTGTTAGGTTTAATAGAAAAAGTTGGTCAATCCTCACAAAAAAATATAGATTTATCAACATTTAAAACATTTAAAAATACAACAGAATCTCCAACCACCTTTTTATCGAAAGAAATAGAACAACTAAATAAAATTATGGCATTACTTAAAGATAAGTTAAGTGTAGAAGAATTCTTTGGAATTAAAAAAGAAAACACAATCGAAAAAATATTAAAAATAGTGGAATCGAAATTAGATTGGGTTACTAGTGCACAAAAAAATCTTGATATACAAAAAAACATTGGCTTAAATGATTCAAACACTCAAAAGATAAATAATGAACACTTTGCTCCAACAAGTATCAAAGCAGAACATCTACATGTACCTAAACAAGTCATAGCACAACTTACGATAAATACAGTATCTGAACAAACAGCGAAATCTCAATTGCTAGAAAAAATGGAACAATTATTATTAAGAAGTAGAGTACAAACTGTAAGTGGAAAACAAAATATCATGATTCGTTTAACTCCCGAACATTTAGGTACCGTACATATTAAATTACAACAAATTGACGGTAGTTTAAATGCTAGGATCATAGCTCACTCTGCTACAGCTGCTAAACTATTAGAAGGTAGTTTATTTTCATTAAAAGCTAATCTACAAGCTTCAAATATTCAAATAGATAAAATTGAAATAGTTTTCCAAGATACAACTAAGACACTCCAACAAGAAAAAAACCACAGTAATCCAGAACAACAGCAACCAAATAAGCAGCAACAAAAAAAGGAAGATGATTCAAAAGAGTCGTCGTTTCATGAATTATTAGAAATTGAGATGGAAACAAGCGAAGTAGGGTGA
- a CDS encoding MotE family protein: MKKNKLNKNEMEVEEKEYTFFEKLTYLFIIPVLVIFTIALGILTYFGINIFELAKEMRPKVETVTSHEEEKLDSSNDEKKTDQNNANQTIVQLERELQDKQNEILKLQEQLKNATLKIDELEMESVEISKSIKELSNMYERMPTRKAAQIMVELEEDLALKILANLSANKVSAVLAQLEPAVAAKFTKKLADE, encoded by the coding sequence ATGAAAAAAAATAAGTTAAATAAGAACGAAATGGAAGTTGAAGAGAAAGAATATACGTTTTTTGAAAAACTTACGTATTTATTCATTATTCCGGTTTTAGTTATTTTTACGATAGCGTTAGGAATATTAACTTATTTTGGAATAAATATTTTCGAACTTGCCAAAGAAATGCGGCCTAAAGTAGAAACAGTTACTTCTCACGAGGAGGAAAAGTTAGACAGCTCAAATGATGAGAAAAAAACTGATCAAAACAATGCTAATCAAACTATAGTTCAACTTGAAAGAGAACTACAAGATAAACAAAATGAAATACTCAAACTTCAAGAACAACTAAAAAATGCCACGCTAAAGATTGACGAGTTAGAAATGGAGTCAGTAGAAATTAGTAAGTCTATTAAAGAATTATCTAACATGTACGAGCGTATGCCAACTAGAAAAGCAGCACAGATTATGGTGGAGTTAGAAGAAGATTTGGCATTGAAAATATTAGCTAATTTAAGTGCCAATAAAGTTTCGGCGGTTTTAGCGCAACTAGAACCTGCTGTTGCAGCTAAGTTTACGAAAAAATTAGCAGATGAATAA
- the fliJ gene encoding flagellar export protein FliJ: MQTRGRLKKILVVKEAEKNFAKNEYDHALNEFEQEGQELYELLKKKEHLEGSLRSSLQHGISVDYIKQQQYFVNNLEKSLLVQQRKVSHARAFMNVKAEKLKEHSIECKKYERLDEKEQKLFQQIETKLESKFIDELSILQYSHQTYR, translated from the coding sequence ATGCAAACTCGGGGAAGGTTAAAAAAAATATTAGTAGTTAAAGAGGCAGAAAAAAACTTTGCCAAAAATGAATATGACCATGCTTTAAATGAATTTGAACAAGAAGGACAAGAGCTCTACGAATTGTTAAAGAAAAAAGAACATTTAGAAGGTAGCTTACGTTCGTCTCTCCAACATGGTATTTCTGTCGATTATATTAAACAACAACAATATTTTGTAAATAATTTAGAAAAGTCTTTACTAGTTCAGCAACGTAAGGTTAGTCATGCGAGAGCTTTTATGAATGTTAAAGCGGAAAAATTGAAAGAACATTCTATTGAATGTAAAAAATATGAACGGTTAGACGAGAAAGAACAGAAACTATTTCAACAAATAGAAACCAAACTAGAATCGAAGTTTATTGATGAGTTATCCATCCTGCAATATTCTCATCAAACATATAGGTGA
- the fliI gene encoding flagellar protein export ATPase FliI: MFTIEDIKKEIESIHSYKLYGKVNRVIGLMIESKGPESSIGDLCNIIIEKPRSIVVQAEVVGFRDGYVILMPFSDIQHIGPGAIVESTNNPLQVFIGEELKGMVLDSLGKPLSPNEKLPIGLAKYPTEQSPPNPMTRPPVSETLEVGVKVIDGLLTVGKGQRIGIFAGSGVGKSTLLGMIARNTFADINVIALIGERGREVREFIERDLGPVGLKKSIVVVATSDSPALMRIKGAYTATAIAEYFRDKGNNVMLMMDSVTRVAMAQREIGLAIGEPPTTKGYTPSVFSILPKLLERTGTNEFGSITAFYTVLVDGDDMNEPIADTVRGILDGHFVLDRDLANKGQYPAINVLKSVSRIMNNIVSDEHRQAADTIREKLSKYYQTEDLINIGAYKRGTSREVDEAIKAYPEIIRFLKQDVTNKYTFQQTLDELLNLLR, translated from the coding sequence ATGTTTACAATCGAAGATATAAAAAAAGAGATTGAAAGTATTCATTCTTATAAGCTTTATGGAAAAGTGAACAGGGTTATCGGTCTAATGATTGAATCTAAAGGTCCTGAATCTTCGATAGGTGATTTGTGCAATATTATTATTGAAAAACCTCGCAGTATAGTTGTACAAGCAGAGGTAGTTGGTTTCAGGGATGGTTATGTAATCTTAATGCCTTTTTCTGATATACAACATATTGGACCAGGTGCCATTGTTGAATCGACCAACAATCCACTACAAGTATTTATCGGTGAAGAACTTAAAGGAATGGTACTCGACTCTTTAGGAAAACCTTTAAGTCCTAATGAAAAACTTCCAATTGGATTAGCGAAATACCCTACAGAACAATCACCACCAAACCCGATGACTAGACCTCCCGTTAGCGAAACACTTGAAGTAGGTGTAAAGGTAATTGATGGATTGTTAACAGTAGGTAAAGGCCAAAGGATTGGGATTTTCGCAGGAAGCGGTGTTGGTAAAAGTACGTTACTAGGAATGATTGCAAGAAATACATTCGCAGATATAAATGTAATAGCACTTATTGGGGAACGTGGACGCGAAGTTCGAGAGTTTATCGAGAGAGATTTAGGACCAGTTGGTTTAAAAAAGTCCATTGTCGTAGTAGCTACATCTGATTCTCCTGCACTAATGAGGATAAAAGGTGCTTACACTGCAACAGCTATAGCAGAGTACTTTAGAGACAAAGGAAATAATGTAATGTTAATGATGGATTCGGTAACACGAGTGGCAATGGCTCAGCGTGAAATAGGATTAGCTATTGGTGAACCACCAACTACGAAAGGTTATACTCCATCAGTATTTTCGATATTACCTAAGTTGTTAGAAAGAACAGGAACTAATGAATTTGGTAGTATTACTGCATTTTACACTGTATTGGTTGACGGTGATGATATGAATGAACCTATCGCAGATACAGTACGTGGAATATTGGATGGACATTTTGTTTTAGATAGAGATCTAGCTAATAAAGGACAATATCCTGCGATTAATGTCTTAAAAAGTGTAAGTAGGATAATGAATAATATCGTGAGTGATGAACATAGACAAGCTGCAGATACAATTAGAGAAAAACTATCAAAATACTATCAAACAGAAGACTTAATTAATATTGGCGCATATAAACGAGGTACTTCAAGGGAAGTAGATGAAGCGATAAAAGCTTACCCTGAAATCATTCGCTTTTTAAAACAAGATGTAACGAATAAGTATACATTCCAACAAACATTAGATGAATTACTTAACCTTTTGAGATAG
- the fliH gene encoding flagellar assembly protein FliH, whose protein sequence is MSKLIKSTQLSGNPSTSVSIKVAPVFKQNEGIDYKDYASFTIDEINKKVIEAEQHAKKIVQDAQVEKERALEQIEIEKENWVVEKEELRKQAFIEGRKEGYELGKAEGRETYQQLIEEVNKTILLAKKEYNEKLQSTETTVLELSIFVAEKIIGLKLENDPTTFIDLVKNAIKEVKEKTEIKIFVHPTNYPLLIENKHLLQTLTNNNQDLLIFMDSDLSEEACWIDSSAGRLDASIETQLTEIKEKLLQLSIER, encoded by the coding sequence TTGTCTAAATTAATTAAGTCAACACAATTGAGTGGCAATCCGTCAACTTCTGTTTCCATTAAAGTAGCTCCAGTTTTTAAGCAAAATGAAGGAATAGACTATAAAGATTATGCGTCTTTTACCATTGATGAAATTAATAAAAAGGTAATAGAAGCAGAACAACATGCTAAAAAAATAGTACAAGATGCACAAGTAGAAAAAGAAAGAGCACTAGAACAAATAGAAATAGAAAAAGAGAATTGGGTTGTAGAAAAAGAAGAACTGAGGAAACAAGCATTTATAGAAGGTAGAAAAGAAGGCTACGAACTAGGTAAAGCAGAAGGTAGAGAAACATATCAACAATTAATAGAAGAGGTAAATAAAACTATATTGCTTGCAAAAAAAGAATACAACGAAAAATTACAATCAACTGAAACAACAGTTCTTGAGTTAAGCATATTCGTAGCAGAAAAAATTATTGGCCTGAAATTAGAGAATGATCCAACAACTTTTATTGACTTAGTTAAAAATGCTATTAAAGAAGTAAAAGAAAAAACAGAAATTAAAATATTTGTTCACCCTACTAACTACCCATTATTAATAGAGAATAAACATCTGTTGCAAACTCTTACAAACAATAACCAAGATTTACTTATTTTTATGGATAGTGATTTATCGGAAGAGGCTTGTTGGATTGATTCTAGTGCAGGTCGTTTAGATGCCTCCATTGAAACACAACTTACGGAAATAAAAGAAAAGCTTTTACAATTGTCTATAGAGAGGTAA
- the fliG gene encoding flagellar motor switch protein FliG, translating to MASTNSKSFTGKQKAAILLISLGPDVSASVYKHLSEEEIEKLTLEISSVRTVDSHVKENVLEEFHQIAQAQDYISQGGIAYAKTVLEKALGADQAAAIINRLTSSLQVKPFDFARKADASQILNFIQNEHPQTIALILSYLDATKSGQILSELPQELQADIAKRIAIMDSTSPEIISEVEQILERKLSATVTRDYTNTGGVDAVVQVLNQVDRSTERTILDALEIQDPELAEEIKKRMFVFEDIVTLDNMAIQRVIRDAENEDLLLALKVASEEVKDIVFKNMSKRMMETMKDDMEYMGPVRLKDVEDAQSRIVGTIRKLEEAGEIVIARGGGDDIIV from the coding sequence ATGGCAAGTACAAATAGTAAATCGTTTACAGGAAAACAAAAGGCAGCCATTCTATTAATCTCACTCGGCCCTGATGTATCAGCTTCCGTATATAAACATTTATCTGAAGAAGAAATAGAAAAATTAACCTTAGAGATCTCAAGTGTACGTACGGTTGATTCACATGTGAAAGAGAATGTGTTAGAAGAATTCCATCAAATAGCTCAAGCTCAAGATTATATCTCTCAAGGTGGTATTGCATACGCAAAAACAGTTCTGGAAAAAGCATTAGGAGCGGACCAAGCAGCAGCAATTATTAATAGATTAACATCGTCATTACAAGTAAAACCGTTTGACTTCGCTAGAAAAGCGGATGCTTCACAAATATTAAATTTTATTCAGAATGAACATCCGCAAACAATAGCTTTAATTTTATCGTACTTAGACGCAACTAAATCAGGTCAAATATTATCTGAGCTCCCACAAGAACTTCAAGCGGATATTGCGAAAAGAATCGCTATTATGGACAGTACCTCTCCTGAAATTATTAGTGAGGTAGAACAGATATTAGAAAGAAAATTATCCGCAACTGTCACAAGAGATTACACCAACACAGGTGGTGTCGATGCAGTTGTTCAAGTACTAAATCAAGTAGATAGAAGTACAGAAAGAACGATCTTAGATGCTTTAGAAATACAAGATCCGGAATTGGCAGAAGAAATTAAGAAAAGAATGTTTGTATTTGAAGATATTGTTACGCTTGATAATATGGCGATTCAACGAGTTATTCGAGATGCTGAGAACGAAGATTTACTGTTAGCATTAAAAGTAGCTAGTGAGGAAGTAAAAGATATTGTATTCAAAAATATGTCTAAGAGAATGATGGAAACAATGAAAGATGATATGGAATACATGGGACCAGTACGTTTAAAAGATGTGGAAGATGCCCAGTCAAGAATTGTTGGGACGATTCGAAAGCTAGAAGAAGCTGGAGAAATTGTCATTGCTCGTGGTGGAGGAGACGATATTATTGTCTAA
- the fliF gene encoding flagellar basal-body MS-ring/collar protein FliF, protein MKEKFLLIKGKFTDWWGKRSSVEKTAITSSIVVGIIALVAIFYFSTKTNMAPLYSNLSPQETGQIKEVLDTRGITSEITQNGTAILVPDNLVDSIKVDLAAEGIPKSGSIDYSFFGERSGFGMTDNEFQILKLDATQTELSNLIKSIDGINDAKVMISMPQAGIFVRDSVQEASASIVLHTKPGYQFEQHQINTLYHLVSKSVPNLPTDNIVIMNQFFEYFDVNNTQNVNNGFNIASQLQLKREIERDIQRQVQQMLGVLMGPEKVVVSVTTDIDFTQENREENIVTPVDPDNTEGIAISVERITETYSGNDDGAGGVPVGPEDIPGYVAGGATGSGDYERIEERINNEVNRIRKEIVESPYKIRDLGIQVMVEPPANQDPLLQENTVNDIKQILSTIVRTSIDKTSIGANPTEEEIESRIVVSVQEFNGVMDFNADTTSTIPTWIYAVAGVLVATILLLIFLLFRKRKVEEEEEVEEIEEASINIPDINIEKESEGTAKRKQLERMAKEKPDEFAKLLRSWLSE, encoded by the coding sequence ATGAAAGAGAAATTTTTATTAATAAAAGGGAAATTTACAGACTGGTGGGGCAAAAGGTCTTCTGTAGAAAAAACAGCTATTACTAGTTCAATTGTAGTTGGAATTATTGCACTAGTTGCAATTTTTTATTTTTCCACAAAAACGAACATGGCTCCATTGTATTCCAATTTAAGTCCTCAAGAAACGGGACAGATTAAAGAAGTTCTTGACACAAGGGGGATTACCTCAGAAATCACCCAAAATGGAACAGCGATTCTTGTACCGGATAATTTAGTTGATTCGATAAAAGTGGATTTAGCTGCAGAAGGTATTCCGAAAAGCGGTAGTATTGATTATTCTTTTTTTGGAGAACGATCTGGATTCGGAATGACTGATAATGAGTTTCAAATATTAAAGCTTGATGCAACTCAAACGGAGTTATCCAATTTAATTAAAAGTATAGATGGAATAAATGATGCAAAAGTGATGATTTCTATGCCACAGGCAGGAATTTTTGTTCGGGATTCTGTTCAAGAAGCGTCGGCATCTATTGTGTTGCATACGAAGCCGGGTTATCAATTTGAACAACATCAAATTAATACGTTGTATCATCTTGTATCTAAAAGTGTACCTAATTTACCTACTGATAATATTGTCATCATGAATCAGTTTTTTGAGTACTTTGATGTAAATAATACTCAAAATGTTAATAATGGTTTTAATATTGCTTCTCAATTGCAATTAAAACGAGAAATCGAGCGGGATATACAGCGACAAGTACAACAAATGCTTGGCGTGTTAATGGGACCAGAGAAAGTTGTCGTTTCTGTAACGACAGACATTGACTTTACTCAAGAAAATCGAGAAGAAAATATCGTAACACCTGTTGACCCTGATAATACAGAAGGAATAGCCATTAGCGTGGAGAGAATAACAGAAACTTATTCAGGTAATGATGATGGTGCTGGAGGAGTTCCTGTAGGACCAGAGGACATTCCAGGATACGTAGCTGGTGGGGCAACTGGTAGTGGTGATTACGAACGCATAGAAGAAAGAATAAATAATGAAGTAAATAGAATTCGTAAAGAAATTGTAGAAAGTCCTTACAAAATTAGAGACTTAGGGATTCAAGTCATGGTGGAGCCGCCTGCAAACCAAGATCCATTATTACAAGAAAACACTGTAAATGATATAAAACAAATCCTTTCCACAATTGTAAGAACATCTATTGATAAAACTTCCATCGGCGCAAATCCAACGGAAGAAGAAATTGAAAGTAGAATAGTTGTCTCCGTTCAAGAATTTAATGGAGTAATGGACTTTAATGCAGACACAACCTCGACAATTCCAACTTGGATTTATGCTGTTGCTGGAGTACTAGTCGCTACTATTTTACTATTAATCTTCTTATTATTTAGAAAACGTAAAGTAGAAGAGGAAGAAGAAGTGGAAGAAATAGAAGAGGCTTCCATTAACATTCCAGACATCAATATCGAAAAAGAATCAGAAGGAACTGCAAAAAGAAAACAATTAGAAAGAATGGCAAAAGAAAAACCAGACGAATTTGCGAAACTGTTAAGATCATGGTTATCAGAGTAG
- the fliE gene encoding flagellar hook-basal body complex protein FliE, whose protein sequence is MNKITNNAQVWLPNINKNSPTPKEAHAQFSSYLNNALSEVNKAQHQSNEATIRLVNNDGIELHEVLITQQKASVMLQTTLEVRNKAIEAYQEVMRMQV, encoded by the coding sequence ATGAATAAAATAACAAATAATGCCCAAGTTTGGCTGCCGAATATTAATAAAAATAGTCCGACCCCGAAAGAAGCTCATGCACAATTCTCTTCATACTTAAATAACGCTTTAAGTGAAGTGAATAAAGCTCAACATCAATCAAATGAGGCTACTATAAGACTAGTAAACAATGATGGAATAGAACTTCATGAAGTTTTGATAACACAACAAAAAGCAAGTGTAATGCTACAAACAACTTTGGAAGTGCGTAACAAAGCGATTGAAGCATACCAAGAAGTAATGAGAATGCAAGTATAA
- the flgC gene encoding flagellar basal body rod protein FlgC, whose translation MSMFNSMNISASALTAQRLRMDVISSNMANVDSTRGRYVDGQWEPYKRKMVYLEPNNNNSFKSFLNKATNGNGLSNQQGVKVSRIIEDNSPFRLVYNPDHPDASDEGFVQLPNVDPLKEMVDLMSATRSYESNVTVFNASKGIMMKTLELGK comes from the coding sequence ATGTCCATGTTTAATAGTATGAATATTTCTGCTTCAGCATTAACTGCTCAAAGATTACGAATGGATGTAATATCATCTAATATGGCGAACGTTGACTCTACAAGAGGAAGGTATGTTGATGGACAGTGGGAGCCTTACAAAAGGAAAATGGTTTATTTAGAGCCAAATAACAATAACTCTTTTAAATCTTTTTTAAACAAAGCTACTAACGGAAATGGACTATCTAATCAACAAGGGGTAAAAGTTTCTAGAATTATAGAAGATAATTCTCCTTTTCGACTAGTTTATAACCCTGATCATCCTGATGCAAGTGACGAAGGATTTGTCCAGTTACCAAATGTTGATCCTTTAAAAGAAATGGTAGATTTAATGAGTGCAACTAGATCATATGAATCCAATGTAACGGTGTTTAATGCCTCTAAAGGAATCATGATGAAAACATTAGAACTAGGAAAATAA
- the flgB gene encoding flagellar basal body rod protein FlgB — protein sequence MKLFSTSIHSLEKGLHFSTAKHKAISNNISNVDTPNFKRQDVKPTFQQIYQQQLLANKTDARHVEFTKKQPNMPYKLESSNNSYSHNGNSVDIDKEMSELAQNQIYYYTLIDQLSGKFQSIQNVVKGGRG from the coding sequence ATGAAACTTTTTTCGACATCTATTCACTCTTTAGAAAAAGGCTTACATTTTTCTACAGCTAAACATAAAGCAATTTCAAACAATATTTCGAATGTGGATACGCCTAATTTTAAAAGACAGGATGTAAAGCCGACATTTCAACAAATATATCAGCAACAGCTACTAGCGAATAAAACAGATGCGAGACATGTGGAATTTACTAAAAAACAACCTAACATGCCTTATAAATTAGAATCTAGTAATAATTCTTATTCTCACAATGGAAATAGTGTAGATATTGATAAGGAAATGTCTGAACTCGCTCAAAACCAAATTTATTATTACACTCTAATTGATCAATTAAGTGGAAAATTCCAATCGATACAAAATGTAGTTAAAGGAGGTAGAGGATAA
- the codY gene encoding GTP-sensing pleiotropic transcriptional regulator CodY: MPLLQKTRTINAMLQKFAGKPVNFKEMSETLRDVIECNVFIVSRRGKLLGFAINQQIENERMKKMLEDRQFPEGYTKSLFNIMETSSNLDINSEYTAFPVENRDFFQSGLTTIVPIIGGGERLGTLILSRLQEQFLDDDLILAEYGATVVGMEILREKAEEIEDEARSKAVVQMAISSLSYSELEAIEHIFEELDGKEGLLVASKIADRVGITRSVIVNALRKLESAGVIESRSLGMKGTYIKVLNDKFLNELEKLKSN; this comes from the coding sequence ATGCCATTATTACAAAAAACCAGAACAATTAACGCAATGCTACAAAAATTTGCAGGAAAGCCCGTAAACTTTAAAGAGATGTCTGAAACACTTCGTGACGTGATTGAATGTAACGTATTTATCGTTAGTCGTCGTGGGAAATTATTAGGTTTTGCAATTAACCAACAAATTGAAAATGAGCGTATGAAGAAAATGTTAGAAGACCGCCAATTCCCAGAAGGCTACACAAAAAGCTTATTTAATATTATGGAAACGTCTTCTAATTTAGATATTAACAGTGAATATACTGCATTCCCTGTTGAAAACAGAGATTTCTTCCAAAGTGGGTTAACGACTATTGTACCAATTATTGGTGGGGGAGAAAGATTAGGGACTTTAATCTTATCTCGCCTACAGGAACAATTTTTAGATGATGATTTAATTTTAGCTGAGTATGGTGCTACTGTAGTAGGCATGGAAATATTACGTGAGAAAGCAGAAGAAATTGAAGATGAAGCTAGAAGTAAAGCTGTTGTTCAAATGGCTATTAGCTCCTTATCTTACAGTGAACTGGAAGCTATTGAACATATTTTTGAAGAGTTAGATGGTAAAGAAGGACTATTAGTTGCAAGTAAAATTGCTGATCGTGTAGGAATCACACGTTCTGTTATCGTAAATGCACTGCGTAAATTAGAAAGTGCTGGTGTAATTGAATCAAGATCATTAGGAATGAAAGGTACGTATATTAAAGTATTAAACGACAAGTTCCTGAATGAACTAGAGAAATTAAAATCAAATTAA
- the hslU gene encoding HslU--HslV peptidase ATPase subunit has product MNTNLTPRQIVEKLDQYIIGQTNAKKAVAVALRNRYRRSLLPDNLRDEVVPKNILMIGPTGVGKTEIARRIAKLVGAPFIKVEATKFTEVGYVGRDVESMVRDLVETSVRLVKEEKMSKVKDKAEENANARIVELLVPGKQKATSYKNPFEMIFGGNNQSAQPNNEQENQEEMNIQSERRRTAHKLALGELEDHYVNVEIEEQQASMFDMLQGSGMEQMGMNMQDAFSNLMPKKKKKRKLTVREARKVLTNEEAQKLIDMDEVTQEAINRAEQAGIIFVDEIDKIAKKSGANTSADVSREGVQRDILPIVEGSTVVTKYGQVKTDHVLFIAAGAFHMAKPSDLIPELQGRFPIRVELTKLSVEDFVNILVEPDNALIKQYIALMETEGIQVEFSDDAIRKIAEVAFEVNQETDNIGARRLHTILERLLEDLSFEAPDINLEKIIITPQYVEGKLGSIVKNKDLSQYIL; this is encoded by the coding sequence ATGAATACAAACTTAACTCCTAGACAAATAGTAGAGAAATTAGATCAATATATAATTGGTCAAACGAACGCAAAGAAGGCAGTTGCTGTAGCACTTCGAAATAGATATCGTAGAAGTTTACTTCCAGACAATTTACGTGACGAAGTTGTTCCTAAAAACATCTTAATGATCGGTCCTACAGGTGTAGGTAAAACAGAAATAGCAAGAAGAATTGCTAAATTAGTTGGTGCACCTTTTATTAAAGTTGAGGCAACAAAGTTTACAGAGGTGGGCTACGTAGGTCGTGATGTAGAGTCAATGGTTCGTGATTTAGTAGAAACCTCCGTTCGCTTAGTAAAAGAAGAAAAGATGTCAAAAGTAAAAGATAAAGCGGAAGAAAATGCTAACGCTAGGATTGTGGAACTTTTAGTACCTGGAAAACAAAAAGCTACATCTTATAAGAACCCGTTTGAAATGATTTTCGGTGGAAATAACCAGTCTGCTCAACCAAACAATGAGCAAGAAAATCAAGAAGAAATGAACATCCAAAGCGAGAGACGAAGAACGGCACATAAATTAGCTTTAGGTGAATTAGAAGACCATTATGTTAACGTAGAAATTGAAGAGCAGCAAGCTTCTATGTTTGACATGCTTCAAGGGTCGGGTATGGAACAAATGGGCATGAATATGCAAGATGCTTTCAGTAATTTAATGCCAAAGAAAAAGAAAAAACGAAAATTAACTGTAAGAGAAGCTAGAAAAGTATTAACCAATGAAGAAGCTCAAAAACTTATCGACATGGATGAGGTAACACAAGAAGCAATCAATCGAGCAGAACAAGCAGGAATTATATTTGTTGATGAAATAGATAAGATTGCTAAGAAAAGCGGAGCTAATACTTCAGCTGACGTATCAAGAGAAGGGGTACAACGTGATATTTTACCTATCGTAGAAGGGTCTACAGTTGTTACCAAATATGGTCAAGTAAAAACGGACCACGTATTATTTATAGCTGCTGGGGCGTTTCATATGGCTAAACCTTCTGATTTAATCCCTGAGCTACAAGGTCGTTTTCCGATTCGTGTAGAGTTAACGAAACTTTCTGTGGAAGACTTCGTCAATATTTTAGTGGAACCAGATAACGCATTAATTAAACAATATATAGCTTTAATGGAAACAGAAGGTATACAAGTTGAATTTTCTGACGATGCTATTCGTAAGATTGCAGAAGTAGCATTTGAAGTGAACCAAGAGACAGATAATATTGGTGCAAGGCGTCTACATACTATATTAGAACGTCTACTAGAGGATTTATCTTTTGAGGCACCAGATATTAATTTAGAGAAAATTATTATTACACCGCAATACGTAGAAGGAAAATTAGGTTCTATTGTTAAAAACAAAGACTTAAGCCAATATATACTATAA